One Terriglobales bacterium DNA segment encodes these proteins:
- a CDS encoding DinB family protein gives MTTAQAGLWVSAPQAYREKMFNLLAGRDPLEVLAQTASTLADIVGKHAAAVLRTRPFDGKWTPNEVVGHLTDSEWVYGYRLRLILCEDDPTILGTKQDLWVAALRHNEREPSELVEIFRTMRQFNLAVWRRTSPEDLQRTGQHNERGPESLGVMLRLLAGHDLSHLNQISRYIEAIQQRE, from the coding sequence CACAGGCTTATCGCGAGAAGATGTTCAACCTCTTGGCAGGCCGAGATCCTTTGGAGGTGCTGGCGCAGACGGCATCTACCTTGGCCGATATTGTGGGCAAGCATGCGGCGGCGGTTCTTCGCACTCGACCATTTGACGGGAAGTGGACGCCGAACGAGGTTGTCGGCCATCTCACGGATAGCGAATGGGTGTATGGGTATCGCCTCAGGCTGATTCTTTGCGAGGACGACCCTACTATTCTCGGCACCAAGCAGGATTTGTGGGTGGCCGCGCTACGGCACAATGAGCGTGAGCCGTCGGAGCTTGTCGAAATCTTTCGGACGATGCGCCAGTTCAATTTGGCAGTGTGGAGACGAACGTCACCGGAGGATTTGCAGCGCACAGGGCAACACAATGAGCGCGGCCCGGAGTCGCTGGGCGTGATGTTGCGACTGCTGGCCGGTCATGACCTTTCACACCTGAATCAGATCTCTCGTTATATTGAAGCCATTCAGCAGCGGGAGTAG